A single region of the Blattabacterium sp. (Cryptocercus kyebangensis) genome encodes:
- the trxB gene encoding thioredoxin-disulfide reductase, with protein sequence MSKKIMDCVIIGSGPAGYSAAIYAARADLNPILFLGFQPGGQLTSTTNVDNYPGFPVGISGNELMKNCKKQAERFNTLIIHKTITEVYLSNKKGGVHCINIENKENIESKGIIIATGSHPKFLGIDKEKKFMGLGVSFCATCDGFFHKGKDVVVIGGGDTALEEASYLSKICKNVYLLVRKSYLKASKALQHHIFKKKNINIFFCSQIIEIIGDNFLEGIKIMNNKDKTSKILFISGLFIAIGHSPNTELFQNKLNLDKNGYIIVEKGSTCTSKPGVFAAGDVQDPIYRQAITSAGTGCMAALDLERYLYLY encoded by the coding sequence ATGTCAAAAAAAATAATGGATTGTGTAATTATTGGATCTGGCCCTGCTGGATATTCTGCTGCTATATATGCTGCTCGTGCAGATTTAAATCCTATCCTTTTTCTAGGATTTCAACCTGGTGGTCAATTAACATCCACTACGAATGTGGATAATTATCCTGGATTTCCAGTTGGAATTAGTGGAAATGAACTTATGAAAAATTGTAAGAAACAAGCAGAGCGTTTCAATACCCTTATTATTCATAAAACTATTACTGAAGTATATTTATCTAATAAAAAAGGAGGAGTTCATTGTATTAATATAGAAAATAAAGAAAATATAGAAAGCAAGGGAATCATCATCGCTACAGGATCCCATCCTAAATTTTTGGGAATAGATAAAGAAAAAAAATTTATGGGATTGGGAGTTTCTTTTTGCGCTACTTGTGATGGTTTTTTTCATAAAGGAAAAGATGTAGTAGTTATAGGAGGAGGTGATACGGCTTTAGAAGAAGCTAGCTATTTATCCAAAATTTGTAAAAATGTATATTTATTGGTTAGAAAAAGTTATTTAAAAGCATCTAAAGCTTTACAACATCATATTTTCAAAAAAAAAAATATAAATATTTTTTTTTGTTCTCAAATTATAGAAATTATTGGAGATAATTTCTTAGAAGGAATTAAAATAATGAATAATAAGGATAAAACTAGTAAAATCCTTTTTATTAGTGGTCTATTTATTGCCATAGGTCATTCTCCTAATACAGAACTATTTCAAAATAAACTTAATCTAGATAAAAATGGTTATATTATTGTAGAAAAAGGAAGTACTTGTACGAGTAAACCAGGTGTGTTTGCGGCAGGGGATGTTCAAGATCCTATATATCGTCAAGCTATTACTTCAGCTGGGACTGGATGTATGGCTGCTTTAGATTTGGAAAGGTATTTATATTTGTATTAA
- a CDS encoding elongation factor P, whose protein sequence is MYTNIKKGLYILHNNEIYKIIDFLHVKPGRGYAFVRTKLKNIITGHILENNFSAKHKIKKEKIESDSYCYLYRYGNLFHFMNTKSYDQIQIEKKLMKNIEFLKEGMKFTIFFHVKNKNNKIFLFIKIPPTVILKVKYTESVKKGDTINNASKIAVLETENKLLVPLFIDSGEYIKINTDSKSYIERVRK, encoded by the coding sequence ATGTATACAAATATCAAAAAAGGATTGTATATATTACACAATAATGAAATATACAAAATAATTGATTTTCTTCATGTCAAACCAGGTAGGGGATATGCTTTTGTAAGAACTAAATTAAAAAATATTATTACAGGTCATATTTTAGAAAATAATTTTTCAGCTAAACATAAAATAAAAAAAGAAAAAATCGAATCCGATTCGTATTGTTATTTATATAGATATGGTAACTTATTTCATTTTATGAATACCAAAAGTTATGATCAGATACAAATTGAAAAAAAGTTAATGAAAAATATAGAATTCTTAAAAGAAGGAATGAAATTCACTATTTTTTTTCATGTTAAAAATAAAAATAATAAAATTTTTTTATTTATAAAAATCCCCCCTACAGTTATTTTAAAAGTTAAATATACAGAATCTGTAAAAAAAGGAGATACTATTAATAATGCTAGTAAAATTGCTGTTTTAGAAACAGAAAATAAATTATTAGTTCCTTTATTTATAGACTCTGGAGAATACATTAAAATTAATACGGATAGTAAATCCTATATAGAAAGAGTTAGAAAATAA
- the gap gene encoding type I glyceraldehyde-3-phosphate dehydrogenase, producing the protein MSIIKIGINGLGRIGKLVLISALNKTDIEVVSINDLVSIEYLAYILKYDSVHGPFKGDIRIENDNYLILNENRIKVTNEKNPENLEWGNLGVNCVVESTGLFLTKRLAGVHLQSGAKKVILSAPPKEDDIPMYVMGVNHDTINPDQDIVSNSSCTTNCLAPVVKVLNDNFGILEGLMTTIHASTATQKIVDSVSSKDWRAGRSSLINMIPSSTGAANAVGKIIPSLNGKLTGMAFRVPISDVSVLDLTVRLKIRTTYDCIKCCMKKESKTTLKGILGYTEEAVVSTDFIGDKRTSIFDASSSIMLNPTFIKIVSWYDNEVGYSTKLVDLIHYIFSRYYGI; encoded by the coding sequence ATGTCCATAATTAAAATAGGAATAAATGGTCTTGGAAGGATAGGAAAATTGGTTTTAATATCTGCTTTAAATAAAACTGATATTGAAGTAGTATCCATCAATGATTTGGTATCCATAGAATATTTAGCTTATATATTAAAATATGATTCTGTTCATGGTCCTTTTAAAGGAGATATTCGTATAGAAAATGATAATTATTTGATTTTAAACGAAAATCGTATAAAAGTAACTAATGAAAAAAATCCTGAAAATTTAGAATGGGGAAATTTAGGAGTCAATTGTGTAGTTGAATCTACTGGTCTTTTTTTAACGAAAAGGTTAGCTGGAGTACATTTACAATCAGGAGCTAAAAAAGTAATATTATCGGCTCCTCCAAAAGAGGATGATATTCCTATGTATGTAATGGGGGTTAATCATGATACTATTAATCCAGATCAAGATATTGTATCTAATTCATCTTGTACTACTAACTGTTTAGCTCCAGTTGTTAAAGTATTGAATGATAATTTTGGAATATTGGAAGGATTGATGACTACGATACATGCTTCTACTGCAACTCAAAAAATAGTAGATTCTGTTTCCTCCAAAGATTGGAGAGCAGGGAGGTCTTCCTTAATTAATATGATTCCATCATCTACTGGTGCAGCAAATGCTGTTGGGAAAATTATACCTAGTTTAAATGGAAAGTTAACTGGAATGGCTTTTCGAGTTCCTATTTCAGATGTATCTGTATTAGATTTAACCGTTCGTTTAAAGATTCGTACTACTTATGACTGTATTAAATGTTGCATGAAAAAAGAATCTAAAACTACATTAAAAGGGATATTAGGATATACAGAGGAAGCGGTTGTTTCTACAGATTTTATAGGAGATAAAAGAACTTCTATTTTCGATGCTAGTTCAAGTATTATGTTAAATCCTACTTTTATAAAAATAGTTTCATGGTATGATAATGAAGTAGGTTATTCCACTAAACTAGTAGATCTTATTCATTATATTTTTTCTCGTTATTATGGAATATGA
- a CDS encoding type I restriction enzyme HsdR N-terminal domain-containing protein, whose protein sequence is MYFFDFFFNHLHLKKTKNKTYIFCVIRKKFYPFTKEEMIRQYIIFLLKKIKNYKNSNIWVEHPFQINKLSKRLDILVHFNKKPHILIECKAPNILLTQKIFDQISKYNRKIKAPYLMISNGIKNLVFKTDKYNKRFLFLNHIP, encoded by the coding sequence ATGTATTTTTTTGATTTTTTTTTCAATCATTTACATTTAAAAAAAACAAAGAATAAAACTTATATATTTTGTGTAATTAGAAAAAAATTTTATCCATTTACCAAAGAGGAAATGATCCGCCAATATATAATTTTTTTACTAAAAAAAATAAAAAATTACAAAAATTCTAATATATGGGTGGAACATCCTTTTCAGATTAATAAACTATCTAAAAGATTAGATATTTTAGTTCATTTTAATAAAAAACCACATATACTTATTGAATGTAAAGCTCCTAATATTTTATTAACACAAAAAATTTTCGATCAAATTTCTAAATATAATAGAAAAATAAAAGCTCCATATCTAATGATCAGCAATGGTATAAAAAATTTAGTTTTTAAAACGGATAAATATAATAAAAGGTTTTTATTTTTAAATCATATTCCATAA
- the sucD gene encoding succinate--CoA ligase subunit alpha, translated as MSILIDKNIRVIVQGLTGKEGLFHTERMINYGTNIVGGVTPGKGGKIYLGIPIFNTMYDAVNNTGGDVSVIFVPSLFASDAIMEAISMNIRVIVCITEGIPVSDMIRVKYFLKGKKSRLIGPNCPGIISSEKSKVGIMPNLVFNKKGGVGIVSRSGTLTYEAADQIVKYGYGISTAIGIGGDSIIGINIQEILELFLKDEETKCIVMIGEIGGKLEIDAAEWIKKSKNKKPIIGFIAGQTAPKGRTMGHAGAIIGKTSETAKVKMDIMKKCGIHIVSSLAYIGMKVNEILHEKEK; from the coding sequence ATGAGTATCTTGATAGATAAGAACATTCGAGTTATTGTACAAGGGTTAACTGGAAAAGAAGGCTTGTTTCATACTGAAAGGATGATAAATTATGGGACTAATATAGTTGGAGGGGTAACTCCTGGTAAAGGAGGTAAGATTTATTTAGGAATTCCTATTTTTAATACTATGTATGATGCTGTTAATAATACTGGAGGTGATGTAAGTGTTATTTTTGTTCCTTCTTTATTCGCATCAGATGCTATTATGGAAGCAATCAGTATGAATATTAGAGTAATTGTATGCATAACTGAAGGAATTCCAGTTTCAGATATGATTCGAGTAAAATATTTTTTAAAAGGAAAAAAATCACGATTAATTGGTCCAAATTGTCCTGGAATTATTTCCTCGGAAAAATCAAAAGTTGGAATTATGCCTAATCTAGTTTTTAATAAAAAAGGAGGAGTAGGTATTGTATCCAGATCTGGAACACTTACTTATGAAGCCGCAGATCAAATAGTAAAATATGGATATGGAATTTCTACGGCTATTGGTATAGGAGGAGATTCTATTATTGGAATTAATATACAAGAAATTTTAGAGTTATTTTTGAAAGATGAGGAAACAAAATGTATTGTTATGATTGGAGAAATAGGTGGAAAATTAGAAATTGATGCTGCAGAATGGATAAAGAAATCAAAAAATAAAAAACCAATAATAGGATTTATAGCAGGTCAAACAGCTCCTAAAGGACGTACAATGGGTCATGCTGGAGCTATTATAGGAAAAACATCAGAAACTGCAAAAGTAAAAATGGATATTATGAAAAAATGCGGAATACATATTGTTTCCTCTCTTGCATATATAGGAATGAAGGTAAATGAAATTCTTCATGAAAAAGAAAAATAA
- the pth gene encoding aminoacyl-tRNA hydrolase: protein MDRFLITGLGNPGKLYQKTRHNLGFFILDQISEKYFFSFSQKKLGSLSEFIFQEKQIFFLKPSTYVNESGLSVKYWMNKKKILLKNILIISDDIYLNFGNIRLRGKGGDGGHNGLKSIEKELKSSHYARLRFGIKNDFSKKINYVLGIWNKNELKNILNRLEISINVIFSFTLNGLQKTMNLFNKKNLE, encoded by the coding sequence ATGGATAGATTTTTAATAACTGGATTAGGTAATCCAGGTAAATTATATCAAAAAACAAGACATAATTTAGGTTTTTTTATTTTAGATCAAATATCAGAAAAATATTTTTTTTCTTTTTCTCAAAAAAAATTAGGGTCTCTTTCAGAATTCATTTTTCAAGAAAAACAAATTTTTTTTCTAAAACCTTCTACTTATGTTAATGAAAGTGGTTTATCTGTTAAATATTGGATGAACAAAAAAAAAATACTATTAAAAAATATTCTTATAATATCTGACGATATTTATCTTAATTTTGGAAATATTCGTTTAAGAGGAAAAGGAGGTGATGGTGGACATAATGGATTGAAAAGTATTGAAAAAGAATTAAAAAGTTCTCATTATGCACGTCTTCGTTTTGGGATTAAAAATGATTTTTCTAAAAAAATAAATTATGTATTAGGAATTTGGAATAAAAATGAATTGAAAAATATACTTAATAGATTAGAAATAAGTATTAATGTAATATTTTCATTTACTTTAAATGGATTACAAAAAACAATGAATTTATTCAATAAAAAAAATTTAGAATAG
- a CDS encoding glycine--tRNA ligase, which produces MKENYHFFHFLISHAKNYGFVFPSSEIYGGVNAIYDYGQYGIELKNNIKEYWWKSMTQLHENIVGLDTSILMHSDIWKASGHIEKFNEFLIDNKDSKKRYRPEVLIREYLNLIYNKNKGNLVSNPKEKILFRMYQSLKKKDLLDIRALIDELNISDPVLCGSRNWTNIRLFNMMFKIEEEKGNILYLRPETAQGIFSNFLNVKNSSRMKIPFGIAQIGKSFRNEIIARKFIFRMREFEQMEMQFFILPEEEMKWYEYWKKNRLKWHLELNLGNKKYQIRDHDQLAHYASFGSDIEFNFPFGFKEIEGIHSRRDFDLKRHEIFSKKKLRVFGKKKNLGNYIPYVIETSLGLDRLFLAIFSNSLKKEKLENGNQRIVLKFPPYLSPVKAAIFPLVLKDGLPEMAKKIFNNLKMDYQLVYDQKESIGKLYRRQDSIGTPLCFTIDYDTVKTNTVTMRDRDSMKQKRVHIKNISKIIEDVTGIRRILRKL; this is translated from the coding sequence ATGAAAGAAAACTATCATTTTTTCCATTTTTTAATTTCTCATGCCAAAAATTATGGTTTTGTTTTTCCATCTAGTGAGATTTATGGAGGAGTAAATGCTATTTATGATTATGGACAATATGGAATAGAATTAAAAAATAATATTAAAGAATATTGGTGGAAATCTATGACTCAACTTCATGAAAATATAGTTGGGCTGGATACTTCTATACTTATGCATTCCGATATTTGGAAAGCTTCTGGACATATTGAAAAATTTAATGAGTTTTTAATTGACAATAAAGATTCTAAAAAAAGATATCGTCCTGAGGTATTAATTAGAGAATATTTGAATTTAATATATAATAAAAATAAAGGGAACTTAGTAAGTAATCCTAAAGAAAAAATATTATTTCGTATGTATCAATCCTTAAAAAAAAAGGATTTATTAGATATTCGTGCTTTAATTGATGAATTAAATATTTCTGATCCTGTATTATGTGGATCTCGTAATTGGACAAATATTCGTTTATTTAATATGATGTTTAAAATTGAAGAGGAAAAAGGAAATATATTATATCTTCGTCCGGAGACTGCTCAGGGAATATTTTCTAATTTTTTAAATGTAAAAAATTCTAGTAGAATGAAGATCCCTTTTGGAATTGCTCAAATAGGAAAATCATTTCGTAATGAAATTATTGCTAGAAAATTTATTTTTCGTATGCGTGAATTTGAACAAATGGAAATGCAATTTTTTATTCTTCCTGAAGAAGAAATGAAATGGTATGAATATTGGAAAAAAAATAGGTTAAAATGGCATTTGGAATTAAATTTAGGAAATAAAAAATATCAAATACGTGATCATGATCAACTTGCTCATTATGCTAGTTTTGGATCGGATATAGAATTTAATTTTCCTTTTGGATTTAAAGAAATAGAAGGAATACACTCCCGAAGAGATTTCGATTTAAAAAGACACGAAATTTTTTCAAAAAAAAAATTAAGAGTTTTTGGAAAAAAAAAGAATTTGGGAAATTATATTCCTTATGTAATAGAAACTTCATTAGGATTAGATCGTCTTTTTTTAGCTATATTTTCTAATTCTCTTAAAAAAGAAAAACTAGAAAATGGAAATCAACGTATTGTCCTAAAATTTCCACCTTATTTATCTCCGGTTAAAGCGGCTATATTTCCATTAGTTTTAAAAGATGGATTGCCTGAAATGGCAAAAAAAATATTTAATAATCTTAAAATGGATTATCAATTGGTTTATGATCAAAAAGAATCTATTGGAAAACTTTATAGAAGACAAGATTCTATTGGGACTCCTCTTTGTTTTACTATAGATTATGATACTGTAAAAACAAATACAGTAACTATGAGAGATAGAGATTCTATGAAACAAAAAAGAGTTCATATAAAAAATATTTCTAAAATTATAGAAGATGTAACTGGTATCCGAAGAATTTTGAGAAAATTATAA
- the lepA gene encoding translation elongation factor 4, giving the protein MHYIRNFCIIAHIDHGKSTLADRLLEFTKTVPEGYRHQLLDDMDLERERGITIKSHAIQMEYKYKNQEYKLNLIDTPGHVDFSYEVSRSISACEGALLVVDCTKSVQAQTISNLYLALKKNLVIIPILNKIDLSNSRSEDVIEEIIELVKCKSEDIISVSAKNGLGIKDVLDKIVTHIPPPNGDNKAPLQAMIFDSFYNSFTGVVAYFRVKNGIIQKGQKLRFMSTEKIYCAYEIGILKLKRISKNKIEAGDVGYVVSGIKNTYEVKVGDTITDAKNPSLKAISGFEEVKPMVFASIYPINSDKYEELRSSIERLQLNDASLTFSSESSPALGFGFHCGFLGVLHMEVVKERLEREYGITVIITIPNVSYRVFMKKKLNKVIIVNNPSDFPEMEKIQRIEEPYVLVSVITKENFIGNVISLCIGKRGNMIGDQHYLTSCRIKVTFEIPLSEIIFDFYDKLKTISKGYASFDYHFLGYKNSDLKKITVLINHQKVDPLSLLVHKDKVFFIARKICKELSILIPKHQFSIPIQVSVSGKIIARETIKSLRKNVTAKCYGGDVSRKRKLLEKQKKGKKKMRQIGKVEIPSSTFVNFLKIN; this is encoded by the coding sequence ATGCATTACATTCGTAACTTTTGTATCATTGCACATATAGATCATGGAAAAAGTACTTTAGCTGATCGTTTATTAGAATTTACAAAAACAGTTCCAGAAGGATATAGACATCAATTGCTTGATGATATGGATTTAGAACGAGAACGAGGGATTACTATTAAAAGTCATGCTATTCAAATGGAATACAAATATAAAAATCAGGAGTACAAATTGAATTTAATAGATACTCCAGGGCATGTGGATTTTTCCTATGAAGTATCACGTTCAATTTCTGCTTGTGAAGGGGCTCTATTAGTTGTAGATTGTACTAAAAGTGTACAAGCACAAACTATATCTAATCTTTATTTAGCATTAAAAAAAAATCTTGTAATTATTCCAATTTTAAATAAAATTGATTTATCTAATTCAAGATCTGAAGATGTTATAGAAGAAATTATAGAACTAGTAAAATGTAAATCGGAAGATATTATTTCTGTTAGTGCTAAAAATGGATTGGGAATTAAGGATGTTTTAGATAAAATTGTCACACATATTCCTCCTCCAAATGGAGATAATAAGGCCCCCCTACAAGCAATGATTTTTGATTCTTTTTATAATTCATTTACTGGAGTAGTTGCTTATTTCAGAGTAAAAAATGGAATCATACAAAAGGGGCAAAAATTGCGTTTTATGTCTACAGAAAAAATTTATTGTGCTTATGAAATAGGTATTCTTAAATTAAAACGTATTTCTAAAAATAAGATTGAAGCAGGAGATGTAGGCTATGTAGTTTCTGGAATTAAGAATACTTATGAAGTAAAAGTAGGAGATACGATTACTGATGCTAAAAATCCATCTTTAAAAGCTATAAGTGGATTTGAAGAAGTAAAACCTATGGTTTTTGCTAGTATTTATCCTATAAATTCTGATAAGTATGAGGAATTACGATCTTCTATAGAAAGATTGCAATTGAATGATGCCTCTCTTACTTTTAGTTCTGAATCTTCACCTGCTTTAGGATTTGGATTTCATTGTGGTTTTTTAGGTGTCCTTCATATGGAAGTTGTGAAAGAACGTCTTGAACGTGAATATGGAATTACTGTCATTATTACCATTCCTAATGTTTCTTATAGAGTTTTTATGAAAAAAAAATTAAATAAGGTTATTATTGTGAATAACCCTTCAGATTTTCCAGAAATGGAAAAAATACAAAGAATAGAGGAACCTTATGTTTTAGTTTCTGTTATTACCAAAGAAAATTTTATAGGGAATGTGATATCTTTATGTATAGGAAAAAGAGGAAATATGATTGGAGATCAACATTATTTAACCTCTTGTAGAATTAAAGTTACATTTGAAATTCCTTTATCTGAAATAATATTTGATTTTTATGATAAATTAAAAACAATATCTAAAGGATATGCCTCTTTTGATTACCATTTTTTAGGTTATAAAAATTCTGATTTAAAAAAAATTACTGTATTAATTAATCATCAAAAGGTAGATCCTTTATCTCTTTTAGTCCATAAAGACAAAGTTTTTTTTATAGCAAGAAAAATATGTAAAGAGTTATCAATTCTGATTCCAAAACATCAATTTAGTATACCTATTCAAGTTTCTGTTTCTGGAAAGATTATTGCTAGAGAAACTATTAAATCCCTAAGAAAAAATGTAACTGCTAAATGTTATGGAGGGGATGTTTCTAGAAAACGAAAACTTTTGGAAAAACAGAAAAAAGGAAAGAAAAAAATGCGTCAGATAGGAAAAGTTGAGATTCCTTCATCTACTTTTGTAAATTTTTTAAAAATTAATTAA